Below is a genomic region from Candidatus Binatia bacterium.
GAATCGCGAGGCTGCAGCTCGCGCAGCGCAGGAAGGCCGCAGCGATGGCTGAGGAGCTGCCGCACCGGGATCGCCTGCTTGCCGGCCTTGGCAAACTCCGGCCAGTAACTCGCGACCGGGGCGTCCAGGTCGAGCCTGCCCTGCTCGACGAGGCGGTGCGCAAGGACCGCAACCACCCCCTTGGTCGTCGAGTAGACGTTCGCGATCGTATCGCGCTGCCACGGCCGCGTACGCGCGGCGTCGGCATGACCGGCCCACAAGTCGAGGACGTTCTTTCCCGCGACGTCGGCGGCAACCGAGGCACCGATCTCCTCTCCGCGCTCGAAGGCGGACGCCAGGGCATCGCGAACCGGCTCGAAGCCGGGTGCGCAGGTTCCGTGGATCTCCGTGCTCATGTGGTCCTCGTCTGTGGTTGTCTCGCTGCCGCGCGGTCGCGACGCTGCCACTCGATCGCAATGCCGCGCGCGATCGCCACGGCGCCGCCTCGATCTTTGCGCTGCCGAACCACCGCGACCGCTACTGCGGCGGCTTGCGCAGCCGCACTGCCTCGGCGTCTTGTCGCGCCGCGGCCGCCGAGGCAAGCGCCGCGCGCGCGCAGCGCAGAGGCCTCGAAACAGACGTTTCCGGTCCGGGCGCGCCCCCGCTAGAACACACCCCGGCCGCCGGGGCAGGACCCCGGAGGCGAGGAGCCAGGACATGTCCGACCGCATCGACGTAACGATATCCGGCCACGTCGCCGACGTGCGCATGAACCGGCCCGACAAGCTCAACGCGCTCGACGCCGAAATGTTCGAGGCGCTGGTCGTGACGGGGCGGGAGCTGGCGAAAACGCGCGGAGTTCGCGCGGTGGTGCTCTCGGGCAACGGCCGCGCGTTCTGCGCGGGGCTCGACTTCGGCAGCTTCATGGCAATGGCCGCCGCCGGCAACGGCGGGCCCAACCTTTTCCATCGCACCAGGGAAAGCCCGGCCAACCTGGCCCAGCTCGCCGGGTACGTCTGGAAAGAGCTGCCGATGCCGGTCATCGCTGCCGTGCACGGCGCGTGTTACGGCGGCGGGCTGCAGATCGCCGCCGGCGCCGACATCCGCATCGTGCATCCCGACGCGAAGCTGTCGGTGCGCGAGATGTACTGGGGCCTTGTTCCCGACATGAGCGGCACGCGCACTCTCAAGCACGTGCTGCGCGAAGACGTATTGAAGGAGCTGACCTTCACTGCCCGCATCGTCGGCGCAGCCGAGGCCGTTGCTCTCGGGCTGGCCACGCGCGCCGCCGAGGATCCGCTCGCGGCGGCGATGGAGCTTGCCGCGCAGATCGCTGCCAGCTCGCCGACCGCGATGCGCGCGGCCAAGAAGCTGATCGGCGACACCTACCGCATTCCCGACGACGAGACCGGACTCCTGCTCGAGGAAAACCTGCAGAAGAGCGTGCTGCGCACGCCGAACCAGATCGAAGCCGTGCAGTCCAACCTCGAAAAGCGCCCGGCGGCCTTTACGGATCCGGACTGAGCGTGGGTGTTCTGTCGCGCCGCGAGCTGCACAGCGGGAAGATCGGCAGCTTCGGCATCGAGGAAGTCGAGCTTCCGAGCGGGCGTCGCGCGACACTGGACGTGCTGAGGCATCCGGGAGCCGCGGCGGCCGTCGTCTTTCTCGACCCGCAGCGCATCGTCCTGCTGCGCCAGTACCGCCATGCCGCCGGAGTGTGGCTCTGGGAGATCCCCGCCGGAAAGATCGATCCCGGCGAGTCTGCGCACGAGTGCATCGCAAGGGAGATCGAAGAGGAGACCGGCTACCGCGCGCGATCGATCACGAAGCTCGGCGTGATGGTGCCGGCGCCGGCCTACACCGACGAGCGCATCTGGCTCTACGAGGCCGAAGGTCTCGAGCGCGGCCGCATGGCACTCGGCGACGACGAGGAGATCGAGGTGCACGAGGTGGGGTTCGACGAGGCGCTGCAATGGATCGAGCGCGGCGACATCATCGACGCCAAGACCATTGCCGGCCTGCACCTTGCCGGGGCAAGGAGGCGCTAGCGGCGCGGCCCAGCGGGGGGCGCTGCATGGCGGCAAACAGGGGCAATGTTTGGCCGCCGGGGCTTTCGCGAACCGCTGGTTGTGTCTATAGGTGACTCATGGCGAGAGCAGCTTCGAGGCCCGAAATCTTCCCGCTGCTGGCCGCTTCTCTGGGCTTGGCCGGCATCGTCACGATCACCGCCCCGGCATGGGCCGGATGCCCGCCCGACCCTCGTCCGACGGGAAATTGCCTGCAGTTCGGGCAGAGCGCGCTGACGGTCGACAACTACGGTCACTTCGACTGGCGTGCCTCCAAAGG
It encodes:
- a CDS encoding NUDIX hydrolase — protein: MGVLSRRELHSGKIGSFGIEEVELPSGRRATLDVLRHPGAAAAVVFLDPQRIVLLRQYRHAAGVWLWEIPAGKIDPGESAHECIAREIEEETGYRARSITKLGVMVPAPAYTDERIWLYEAEGLERGRMALGDDEEIEVHEVGFDEALQWIERGDIIDAKTIAGLHLAGARRR
- a CDS encoding crotonase/enoyl-CoA hydratase family protein — encoded protein: MSDRIDVTISGHVADVRMNRPDKLNALDAEMFEALVVTGRELAKTRGVRAVVLSGNGRAFCAGLDFGSFMAMAAAGNGGPNLFHRTRESPANLAQLAGYVWKELPMPVIAAVHGACYGGGLQIAAGADIRIVHPDAKLSVREMYWGLVPDMSGTRTLKHVLREDVLKELTFTARIVGAAEAVALGLATRAAEDPLAAAMELAAQIAASSPTAMRAAKKLIGDTYRIPDDETGLLLEENLQKSVLRTPNQIEAVQSNLEKRPAAFTDPD